In the Maridesulfovibrio ferrireducens genome, one interval contains:
- a CDS encoding carbohydrate ABC transporter permease: MSKPSTATTSRFTVGSFLLYSSLFLLALFFLMPAYMAVVTALKPPAEINLSTAWELPSKFHWSSFSDAFSLLKSNVVSSVILTVCATVLSTVLGSLNGYVFSKWKFKGSEFIFTLFLFGMFIPYQVILIPLFQTLRAMNLYGGLPGLILAHVVYGLPITSLIFRNFYSQIPTALVESARLDGAGFFSIYTRIVFPLSIPGFVVTSLWQVTQIWNEFLWGICLTRHADNPITVGLAQLAGGQAVSWNLPMAGSLMAAAPVLAIYIFLGRYFIRGLLAGSVKE, encoded by the coding sequence ATGAGTAAACCTTCAACAGCTACCACCAGTAGATTTACAGTCGGTTCGTTTTTGCTTTACAGCTCACTTTTTTTGCTGGCTCTTTTTTTTCTCATGCCCGCATACATGGCTGTGGTTACAGCTTTAAAGCCGCCCGCTGAGATTAATTTATCAACAGCATGGGAGCTTCCCTCCAAGTTTCATTGGTCGAGCTTTTCAGACGCTTTTTCGTTGTTGAAATCCAATGTTGTAAGTTCTGTAATTCTGACCGTTTGTGCCACGGTTCTTTCAACGGTGCTTGGCTCATTGAATGGTTATGTTTTTTCAAAATGGAAATTCAAAGGTAGCGAATTTATTTTCACCCTCTTTCTATTCGGTATGTTTATTCCATATCAGGTAATTCTAATTCCTCTTTTCCAGACGCTTAGAGCAATGAATTTGTACGGAGGACTTCCCGGACTGATTCTGGCTCATGTTGTTTATGGATTACCCATTACCTCACTTATTTTTAGAAACTTTTACTCGCAAATACCTACAGCTTTGGTTGAGTCAGCCAGACTGGACGGCGCAGGTTTCTTTTCCATCTACACTCGCATTGTATTTCCACTCTCGATTCCGGGTTTTGTTGTAACAAGCCTGTGGCAGGTCACTCAGATTTGGAATGAATTTCTTTGGGGTATCTGTCTGACCCGTCATGCGGACAATCCCATTACAGTGGGCCTTGCCCAGCTTGCCGGAGGGCAGGCTGTCAGCTGGAATCTGCCCATGGCGGGATCACTCATGGCTGCTGCTCCGGTTCTGGCAATATATATTTTCCTCGGCCGTTATTTCATCCGCGGATTACTGGCCGGATCGGTCAAAGAGTAG
- a CDS encoding ATP-binding protein, whose product MRLQTKISLVLIPSIVLLIMGFGIWAVQSSTTTIHAATEQYAKGILQTFVSQDIEHRHVLLKLNSLDTISSFREAYQKEATLTARHISLIWPGHIFGFTTQGKLVFDTADTAPEVMKKRWASELNNIRIHNLKKAEGHIENEMYVAMLFEPWGWIVFVSLDDDEIHMASTRIRNAAIGVALIASLLTLILLHILFKIFIVSPVKLLKEATAAIARQDYTNTMGIDTNDELGELSRDIDRMSQEIASNQLRLLHWTEELEKNVHKRTKELNWKNKELSQEIILREQVEATLRHYSDELQRSNEEIQRFSYIVSHDLRAPLVNLKGFVKELHFSMEDLETATADMKTLLAEDKQKLYYRAMNEDIPEALGFIDTSVTRMDRLINAILNLSRLGRRELKLEWLDMNELVRETFHTLAHDIEQKNIRVTVDDMPEIWGDRLSMEQIFGNIIGNAIKYLDPDRPGNIHVFCDRETRAAVFHIQDNGRGINPNETDMVFEPFRRLGKQDVLGEGMGMAYVKKLIKLLGGRIWLESEPDKGTTVSFRVPDKSDAGEHA is encoded by the coding sequence ATGCGGCTACAAACTAAAATATCCCTAGTGCTCATCCCGAGCATTGTTCTGTTGATCATGGGCTTCGGCATATGGGCGGTGCAGAGTTCAACCACAACCATCCACGCTGCGACGGAACAGTATGCAAAAGGGATTCTGCAAACCTTTGTCTCACAGGACATTGAGCATCGGCACGTCCTGCTAAAACTCAACAGTCTGGATACCATTTCGAGTTTTAGGGAGGCATATCAAAAGGAAGCAACCCTTACGGCACGTCACATCTCGCTCATCTGGCCGGGACACATTTTTGGTTTTACTACGCAAGGCAAACTCGTCTTCGACACAGCCGACACAGCTCCGGAGGTCATGAAAAAACGATGGGCTTCCGAACTTAATAATATTCGTATCCACAATCTCAAAAAGGCTGAGGGTCATATAGAAAACGAAATGTACGTTGCTATGCTCTTTGAGCCTTGGGGATGGATTGTCTTCGTATCTCTGGACGACGACGAAATACACATGGCTTCAACCCGGATACGAAACGCTGCCATAGGGGTGGCCCTCATTGCATCACTTCTCACTCTAATCCTTCTGCACATTCTCTTCAAAATTTTCATTGTTTCCCCGGTTAAGTTATTGAAAGAAGCTACAGCTGCCATAGCAAGACAAGACTACACCAACACGATGGGAATCGACACCAACGACGAACTGGGAGAACTGTCCAGAGATATTGATAGAATGTCTCAGGAAATAGCATCCAATCAACTCCGCCTTCTCCATTGGACAGAAGAGCTTGAAAAAAACGTTCACAAACGAACCAAGGAATTGAACTGGAAAAACAAGGAGTTGAGTCAGGAAATAATTCTCCGCGAACAAGTTGAAGCAACCCTCCGACACTATTCTGACGAACTGCAAAGGAGTAACGAGGAAATCCAGCGTTTCTCTTACATCGTCTCACATGACTTGCGTGCTCCGCTTGTTAATCTCAAGGGGTTCGTAAAGGAACTGCACTTTTCCATGGAAGACTTGGAGACCGCAACAGCCGACATGAAAACACTCTTGGCGGAAGACAAACAAAAACTCTACTACAGAGCCATGAACGAAGATATCCCCGAAGCGTTGGGATTTATTGATACTTCGGTCACGCGTATGGATAGACTCATTAACGCCATTCTCAATCTTTCCCGCCTCGGTCGGCGGGAACTCAAGCTTGAGTGGCTGGACATGAACGAGCTTGTCCGTGAAACCTTTCATACTTTGGCCCATGATATCGAACAGAAAAATATCCGTGTTACTGTAGATGATATGCCTGAAATATGGGGAGATCGCCTGTCCATGGAACAGATTTTCGGAAACATCATCGGCAACGCAATTAAATACCTTGATCCAGACAGACCGGGGAACATTCACGTTTTCTGCGACCGCGAAACCAGAGCTGCTGTCTTTCACATTCAGGACAATGGACGCGGCATAAATCCAAACGAAACGGACATGGTTTTTGAACCGTTCCGGCGTCTCGGTAAGCAGGATGTGTTGGGTGAAGGCATGGGCATGGCCTACGTAAAAAAACTTATCAAACTCCTTGGCGGACGTATTTGGCTTGAGTCTGAACCCGACAAGGGGACAACTGTTTCGTTTCGTGTTCCTGATAAAAGCGATGCAGGAGAACACGCATGA
- a CDS encoding ABC transporter substrate-binding protein codes for MTRSKCYNLFFIMLFTVCLTAFVFTASPCDAAKMKRILVVETMPVPVVLEYSKWFMNGMRDLGYQDENVQFEILRAEGSREKAEKLLREAMEKGKPDLVVTFATLASQAAYTIFKGTDVPILFSVVADPVGAGIVKNIGKSTGTNITGRVYSLFRDVKIDLTMRLVRQVVQDRPVRFGFVYSNYPSSRGDLKGLQSITKDRRDVVFVPYEIKYREVPTGIPDMLHDVSKGLKELTGKIDFLWQQVGPMAEVKAFTELQIKEGSCPIALGNTMNSVQRGALIAVIPNIERGGREVAGLANSILKGANPGDIPVIVPQAFDLCVNLTTAIKLGIVIPSDMLTLAGKHIYR; via the coding sequence ATGACCCGAAGCAAATGTTATAATCTTTTTTTCATTATGTTGTTTACAGTCTGCCTGACAGCATTCGTCTTTACGGCCAGTCCCTGCGACGCAGCAAAAATGAAACGAATCCTTGTCGTAGAAACCATGCCCGTTCCGGTTGTTCTGGAGTATTCGAAATGGTTCATGAATGGAATGAGGGACTTGGGTTATCAGGACGAAAATGTCCAGTTCGAAATTCTGCGGGCCGAAGGCAGCCGCGAAAAGGCCGAGAAGCTACTGCGGGAGGCAATGGAAAAGGGAAAGCCTGATCTTGTTGTGACGTTTGCAACACTCGCCTCCCAAGCCGCGTATACAATATTTAAGGGAACGGATGTTCCCATACTTTTCAGTGTGGTTGCGGACCCAGTGGGGGCCGGAATCGTTAAAAACATCGGGAAGTCTACCGGCACAAATATTACGGGACGCGTCTATTCACTATTCCGCGACGTGAAGATTGATCTCACAATGCGGCTGGTCAGGCAGGTTGTGCAGGACAGGCCTGTACGTTTCGGCTTTGTCTATTCCAATTACCCGTCATCGCGGGGTGATCTTAAAGGACTTCAGTCTATTACGAAGGATAGGAGGGATGTGGTTTTTGTCCCTTATGAGATTAAATACAGGGAAGTTCCCACGGGGATTCCAGATATGCTGCATGACGTATCCAAAGGACTTAAGGAGCTTACGGGTAAAATAGATTTTCTGTGGCAGCAAGTCGGGCCCATGGCAGAAGTGAAGGCGTTTACTGAATTACAAATCAAGGAAGGTTCCTGCCCCATCGCACTGGGGAATACCATGAACAGCGTACAACGCGGGGCACTCATAGCCGTGATTCCCAACATAGAAAGAGGAGGACGTGAAGTAGCCGGGTTGGCAAATTCCATACTCAAAGGGGCAAATCCCGGTGACATTCCCGTAATTGTGCCACAGGCGTTTGATTTGTGTGTCAACCTTACAACCGCTATTAAACTGGGCATCGTGATTCCCTCAGACATGCTGACGCTGGCCGGCAAACATATTTATCGCTGA
- a CDS encoding GGDEF domain-containing response regulator → MSNSDQKQILYMEDDPGLARLVQKRLNREGHEVDLVTNGAQGLIICRETSYDVVIVDQQMPGMEGIEVIRALMQCANPPAILMLTGQGNERIAVEAMKLGASDYMIKDTESRYLDILPAVVWQLLHQREMEEEHQRMKLALEYRQNFERLLFKLSTQFINCPLSKIDQELNQALQSVGNFAGAERSYVFQFRETGKFIDNTHEWCARGITSQKQIFQSFDLDTQTPWVAASLNKNNVICIDSVNDLPPEAKAERSLLQECGIKSIILVPMMLRTKLLGFVGFDFVTDEKDCTDDLVSLLRMVGEIVMNALEHKRYEKALRTSEELFKTMSITDQLTSLFNMRHFMEQIEAEMVRAERYKSPLSLIMLDVDNFKTYNDTFGHVEGDQVLRELGSIIRSSLRVTDSAYRYGGEEFTVLLPNTDAEMARTVAERIRKAFAEAVFYPDSEKKEQRTISLGIAEYVSGERITDIVDRADQHMYRAKKKGKNRTCM, encoded by the coding sequence ATGTCGAACAGTGATCAGAAACAAATTCTCTACATGGAGGATGATCCAGGCTTAGCGCGTCTTGTCCAAAAGAGGCTCAATCGCGAGGGGCACGAAGTGGATCTCGTTACGAACGGGGCCCAAGGGCTGATTATATGTCGCGAAACTTCCTACGATGTCGTCATTGTTGACCAGCAGATGCCGGGCATGGAAGGAATAGAAGTCATCCGTGCTCTGATGCAATGTGCAAATCCCCCTGCCATACTAATGCTTACAGGACAGGGCAACGAACGTATCGCAGTGGAGGCGATGAAACTCGGTGCCAGTGACTATATGATCAAAGACACGGAGAGCCGGTATCTGGACATCCTGCCTGCGGTGGTATGGCAGTTACTGCATCAACGTGAAATGGAGGAGGAACACCAGCGCATGAAGCTTGCGTTGGAATATCGGCAGAACTTCGAACGCCTACTTTTCAAGCTTTCTACGCAATTCATTAATTGTCCCTTGAGCAAGATCGATCAGGAGCTCAACCAAGCACTGCAGTCTGTGGGGAACTTCGCCGGAGCTGAACGAAGCTATGTTTTTCAATTCCGGGAAACCGGCAAATTTATTGATAATACCCATGAGTGGTGTGCACGCGGCATTACGTCTCAAAAACAAATATTTCAAAGTTTTGATCTCGACACACAAACACCGTGGGTTGCCGCATCCCTTAATAAAAACAATGTCATCTGCATTGATTCTGTAAACGACTTGCCGCCGGAAGCGAAGGCTGAACGAAGTCTATTGCAAGAGTGCGGAATCAAATCAATAATACTTGTTCCCATGATGTTGCGTACGAAACTTCTCGGTTTTGTCGGCTTTGATTTTGTTACCGATGAAAAGGATTGTACTGACGATCTTGTTTCCCTGCTCAGGATGGTGGGCGAAATAGTCATGAATGCGCTGGAACATAAGCGCTATGAAAAGGCTCTGCGGACGAGCGAAGAGCTGTTCAAAACAATGAGTATAACAGATCAGCTTACATCCCTTTTCAACATGCGCCACTTTATGGAACAGATTGAGGCTGAAATGGTCCGAGCGGAGCGTTACAAGTCTCCCCTTTCGCTTATCATGCTGGATGTGGACAACTTCAAAACTTACAACGACACCTTCGGTCATGTGGAAGGCGATCAAGTATTGCGGGAACTGGGAAGTATCATCCGGAGTTCGCTACGTGTCACCGATTCAGCCTATAGGTATGGCGGTGAAGAATTTACGGTACTGTTGCCGAATACGGACGCTGAAATGGCTCGAACAGTGGCAGAGCGTATCCGAAAGGCATTTGCCGAAGCGGTGTTCTATCCTGATTCCGAGAAAAAGGAGCAACGCACGATTAGCCTGGGGATCGCGGAATATGTGTCAGGTGAGCGAATTACCGATATTGTAGACCGCGCGGACCAGCACATGTACCGGGCTAAAAAAAAGGGCAAGAACAGAACGTGCATGTAA
- a CDS encoding PfkB family carbohydrate kinase — protein MAEFLIAGLGEILWDVLADSEEIGGAPVNFAYHAGVLGADSIAVSTIGNDERGRRAIKELTGRGLNLETVSIDQEHATGFVEASVDADGVAHYIFPDNIAWDHLTLNDKALSLAPKVDAVCFGTLAQRSDTARASIHVFLKEAPQALKVYDMNLRQHFYNEKVIRLSLEKAHVLKLNDDELRTVAPMFTLSGSERNMLSELHNKFDLKYSVLTRGGNGSLLMGEGKVVESRGVEVQNMQDTIGAGDSFTASVIIGLLQGHSLEDISEHANRLAAYVCSCKGAMPAIPDEFKLIK, from the coding sequence ATGGCTGAATTTCTTATAGCCGGACTTGGTGAAATCCTTTGGGACGTACTTGCTGATTCCGAGGAAATAGGCGGTGCTCCCGTAAATTTTGCATATCATGCCGGAGTATTAGGCGCAGACTCAATTGCTGTTTCGACAATAGGCAACGACGAGCGTGGCAGACGTGCCATAAAAGAACTGACCGGACGGGGTCTTAATCTTGAGACTGTCAGCATTGACCAGGAACATGCGACTGGATTTGTTGAAGCAAGTGTTGATGCAGATGGAGTAGCTCATTATATTTTTCCAGACAATATTGCTTGGGATCATTTGACTCTTAATGACAAAGCCTTAAGCCTTGCTCCGAAGGTTGATGCCGTCTGTTTTGGAACTCTTGCCCAGCGCAGTGATACCGCACGTGCCTCAATTCATGTTTTTTTAAAGGAAGCACCGCAGGCCCTGAAGGTCTACGACATGAATTTGCGTCAGCATTTTTACAACGAAAAAGTTATTCGGTTATCCCTTGAAAAGGCTCATGTTCTCAAACTCAATGATGATGAGCTCAGGACTGTGGCTCCTATGTTTACTCTTTCCGGCAGTGAACGGAATATGCTCAGCGAACTGCATAATAAATTTGATCTCAAATATTCAGTACTCACCAGAGGTGGTAACGGTAGTTTGCTGATGGGTGAGGGCAAAGTGGTGGAAAGTCGCGGCGTGGAAGTGCAGAATATGCAGGATACCATAGGTGCCGGGGATTCATTTACAGCTTCGGTTATTATCGGTTTGCTACAGGGACACAGTCTGGAAGATATCAGTGAACATGCAAACAGGCTGGCGGCTTATGTCTGCTCTTGCAAAGGGGCAATGCCTGCCATTCCCGATGAGTTCAAATTAATAAAATAA
- a CDS encoding D-lyxose/D-mannose family sugar isomerase yields MKRSEINGLITKAKEFYSKHHFSLPKWAFWEPEDWKGTGDSEVVRNLLGWDLTDYGKGDFDKLGLILFTIRNGNLKAGDAKPYAEKIMILREGQICPMHFHWSKREDIINRAGGNLIIKLYGSDENEAMSDKPLDVSVDGFIRTVEPGGEIVLEPGESICLEPGMYHSFYCEKGAGDVMVGEVSAVNDDNSDNRFHEPLPRFPEVEEDEAPIHLLVNDYTKYI; encoded by the coding sequence ATGAAAAGAAGTGAAATTAACGGTCTTATCACTAAGGCAAAAGAATTCTATAGCAAGCACCATTTCAGCCTTCCCAAATGGGCCTTTTGGGAACCTGAAGATTGGAAGGGAACAGGAGACAGTGAAGTTGTCCGCAACTTGCTCGGCTGGGATCTGACTGATTACGGCAAGGGCGATTTTGACAAACTGGGACTGATTCTTTTCACCATCCGCAATGGTAATCTTAAGGCAGGCGATGCCAAGCCATATGCTGAAAAAATAATGATTCTGCGTGAAGGCCAGATTTGCCCCATGCACTTTCACTGGTCCAAACGCGAGGACATCATTAACCGTGCTGGCGGTAATCTTATTATCAAGCTTTACGGCTCAGATGAAAACGAAGCCATGTCCGACAAGCCGCTTGATGTAAGCGTGGACGGTTTTATCCGCACAGTTGAACCGGGCGGGGAAATAGTACTCGAACCGGGTGAAAGCATTTGTCTTGAACCGGGTATGTATCATTCCTTTTATTGTGAAAAAGGAGCCGGGGACGTCATGGTCGGAGAAGTAAGCGCTGTTAACGACGACAATTCCGACAATCGTTTTCACGAACCGTTGCCGCGTTTCCCCGAAGTTGAAGAAGACGAAGCCCCCATTCACTTGCTGGTTAATGACTACACTAAGTATATATAA
- a CDS encoding response regulator, translating to MNEINKECTFVLVEDDLGHARLIQKNLHRSGVQNKIVHLTTGRQAVDFLLSQGEYAGSPPPATVLVLLDLNLPEMDGFTVLKHLKADERSKNIPVIMLTTTDDSREVKRCYELGCSVFITKPVDYDLFSEAIQKLGRFLNVIKLPDGGVKYVEQ from the coding sequence ATGAACGAAATAAATAAAGAATGCACCTTTGTACTCGTCGAGGATGACCTTGGTCACGCACGACTCATACAGAAAAATCTGCACCGTTCGGGAGTCCAAAACAAAATTGTGCATCTGACCACCGGCAGACAGGCTGTGGATTTCTTACTGAGCCAAGGGGAATATGCGGGTAGTCCCCCTCCCGCCACAGTTCTGGTACTTCTGGATCTGAACCTACCGGAAATGGACGGCTTTACTGTATTGAAACACCTTAAAGCCGATGAAAGGTCAAAAAACATCCCCGTGATCATGTTGACCACAACCGATGACAGCAGAGAGGTCAAACGTTGCTATGAGCTGGGGTGTAGTGTCTTCATTACCAAGCCTGTGGACTACGATCTCTTTTCCGAAGCGATTCAGAAGCTGGGCAGATTTCTAAACGTAATTAAGCTGCCAGACGGGGGGGTAAAGTATGTCGAACAGTGA
- a CDS encoding beta strand repeat-containing protein — MSTNKFKLSFISIFFFILLTSYPVHAAWTPDAPTALGTDLAGIVMDTGDGLVAVGDDGKAYHMTAANMVDTTAANVVWAQVYPPASTDFVGVAHDGSNFWAATENGTIVSSADGITWATASLTAAARTAIDGKTVVGIACPGADVVVVTNDGAGAYFDFGVGWASIGANLSGETIATTSSIKGVRELTGTADAFVVFGGGGGNNLYNVTKAGVLTAGLNVNNCPVINDISIQTATSWYAVGDSAKIVLGTTDLAVGGAVATAALTVTGGSSPNFLSIDYNTADTFGYVAGASGEVFRVSGEAVTYKAQGIATENLNGVALVISGSLRRAFIVGNAGASLYGGETFWNAVLTGATKDVATAPGDPQSIVALSGTYYIPSGDDEKLYSSTAPTTSWASAGAVSTQAVESGAIAGAEVTTDDYVAVKVAGTGLLARITIFTNGAATGLITALAGTPPVTADYIAALNGNFYFTSSDGTKFVQSIAFASGDANSADASIASGIAVSGLAASANGLYLIGDAGAVKAMAATGTPTVLTNLSVNTNVWTTATDINTAIGTATGLYPTSDGKLIIVDNTNKIFLVSDSGGAAIGTLAAVDQNYSGAAPTYVSGSSTDLIVSTATDVWRYNAASWEKYDGLSTAISVMNAVDGVASSGANAVAIDTDGLNTNRGIAYSTGASFAAAAPETQPDVSSTINTIYNATSTDIYVGGDNGLLYKGVYASESFTWTRVNEGVVGSKPVNRLTGYGSNVFGLIKGGTEMIMYDGTNWSAVTNNPPVAFTDIKAVSATTLYASTATAANYLYKITIAGTTATYTPQTKGGGAGVLVALNALDVSTDGQTLYGVGAGNNALKLTSPVADAWTVEQITMPGAAPTAMYDVVIQEASKVYMVGDTGYAVSYDGSTATLITAPAATILNSVWAYETHVYAADSNGYVHDYNTSDSTWTSGLVQASTNIKVVSGSAKGGFLVSGGQNGVLKRTTISSSGGGDSSSAVQPGAGEDSDLISSASSSVPTSTALTTSYGTPSMTVLGRQQSFQTKAITADSTHNFLFTFTPSTNIAVNDLKLFKLLASTSSNLTYSRLNAAPASATDGVYWITDNSGGVMVSGETLSANSVYTVNFGIKDNGSYDTNTAAGVIADPVVLGATSSSGSSGCVFNPAQSMSLEWILLMITPFLVAVRNRYKK, encoded by the coding sequence ATGTCTACTAATAAATTTAAGCTGAGCTTTATTTCGATATTCTTTTTCATTTTGTTAACTTCATATCCTGTTCATGCTGCATGGACTCCTGATGCTCCTACCGCTTTAGGAACTGATTTGGCAGGAATTGTCATGGATACAGGTGATGGCTTGGTTGCTGTCGGTGATGATGGCAAGGCCTATCATATGACTGCTGCCAATATGGTTGATACAACAGCCGCGAACGTTGTGTGGGCTCAAGTCTATCCTCCTGCTTCGACTGATTTTGTAGGTGTTGCCCATGACGGTAGTAATTTTTGGGCCGCCACTGAAAATGGAACTATAGTCAGCAGTGCAGACGGCATAACTTGGGCTACTGCGTCTCTAACGGCAGCGGCCAGAACTGCGATTGATGGTAAAACTGTCGTTGGAATTGCCTGTCCCGGTGCCGATGTTGTGGTTGTTACCAATGATGGTGCAGGCGCTTATTTTGATTTTGGTGTAGGCTGGGCAAGTATTGGTGCTAATCTGTCAGGCGAAACAATCGCAACAACTTCCAGTATTAAGGGCGTCCGGGAATTAACCGGAACCGCCGACGCATTTGTAGTTTTTGGTGGTGGTGGCGGCAATAATTTGTACAACGTAACAAAGGCCGGAGTTCTTACAGCCGGGCTTAATGTTAATAATTGTCCGGTTATCAATGATATTTCTATTCAAACAGCTACATCATGGTATGCCGTTGGAGACAGTGCAAAGATTGTACTGGGTACTACCGATTTGGCTGTGGGTGGCGCCGTAGCCACTGCCGCTCTTACAGTTACAGGTGGAAGCAGCCCTAATTTCCTTTCTATAGATTATAATACTGCCGATACATTCGGCTATGTTGCGGGCGCTTCGGGTGAGGTTTTCCGTGTTTCCGGCGAAGCTGTGACATACAAAGCTCAGGGAATTGCAACCGAGAATCTTAACGGTGTAGCTCTGGTTATATCCGGTTCCTTACGTCGGGCATTTATTGTCGGCAATGCCGGAGCTTCTTTGTACGGTGGAGAGACTTTTTGGAATGCCGTTTTGACTGGTGCTACCAAAGATGTAGCAACTGCTCCCGGAGATCCACAATCTATCGTGGCTCTGTCCGGAACCTACTATATTCCCAGCGGTGATGATGAAAAATTATACTCTTCGACAGCCCCGACTACCTCATGGGCTTCTGCCGGTGCTGTAAGTACTCAGGCTGTGGAGTCGGGAGCCATTGCCGGGGCAGAGGTTACCACTGATGATTATGTTGCGGTTAAGGTTGCAGGAACAGGTCTTCTTGCAAGGATTACGATATTTACAAACGGAGCCGCAACAGGATTAATAACTGCTCTTGCAGGCACCCCTCCGGTGACAGCAGATTATATTGCTGCACTTAATGGTAATTTTTATTTTACCAGCTCAGATGGAACAAAATTTGTGCAGTCGATTGCTTTCGCTTCCGGCGACGCGAATAGTGCGGATGCTTCGATAGCTTCCGGGATCGCTGTTAGCGGGTTGGCTGCTTCTGCTAACGGTCTTTATCTTATTGGTGACGCCGGGGCTGTTAAAGCTATGGCCGCCACGGGAACTCCAACTGTATTAACGAATCTCTCCGTTAACACGAATGTTTGGACAACTGCTACTGATATCAATACAGCCATTGGAACAGCTACAGGGTTATATCCTACATCTGACGGAAAATTGATAATTGTGGATAATACCAACAAGATTTTTTTGGTGAGTGATTCAGGAGGAGCAGCTATTGGTACGTTGGCCGCAGTAGATCAGAATTATTCTGGTGCCGCTCCAACCTACGTTTCCGGTAGTTCAACCGATCTGATTGTCTCTACAGCTACCGATGTATGGCGATACAATGCTGCTAGTTGGGAAAAGTATGATGGTTTAAGCACTGCTATTTCTGTAATGAATGCTGTTGACGGGGTTGCCTCATCCGGAGCCAATGCCGTAGCTATTGATACTGATGGTCTTAATACCAATAGGGGAATAGCTTATTCTACGGGAGCAAGTTTTGCAGCAGCGGCCCCTGAGACCCAGCCGGATGTAAGCAGTACTATCAACACCATATATAACGCTACCAGTACTGATATTTATGTGGGTGGCGACAATGGACTCCTCTATAAAGGTGTCTACGCTTCTGAATCTTTCACATGGACCCGTGTTAATGAAGGGGTTGTCGGCTCAAAGCCTGTGAACAGGCTTACCGGTTACGGAAGCAATGTTTTCGGTCTTATCAAGGGCGGAACAGAGATGATTATGTATGACGGTACCAACTGGTCTGCCGTAACAAATAATCCTCCGGTTGCATTCACAGACATTAAGGCAGTTTCAGCTACAACTCTATATGCTTCCACTGCCACTGCGGCTAATTATTTATATAAAATTACGATTGCAGGGACGACAGCAACTTATACTCCTCAGACGAAAGGTGGAGGTGCTGGCGTTTTAGTTGCACTCAATGCCCTCGATGTGAGCACTGACGGGCAGACTCTTTATGGAGTCGGTGCCGGCAATAATGCTTTAAAGTTGACTTCTCCCGTTGCCGATGCATGGACGGTTGAGCAGATAACAATGCCCGGAGCTGCTCCAACCGCAATGTATGATGTTGTTATTCAGGAAGCTTCGAAAGTCTATATGGTTGGGGACACCGGTTATGCTGTCTCTTATGACGGTTCAACCGCAACTCTTATAACCGCACCCGCAGCAACTATATTAAACTCAGTATGGGCTTATGAAACCCATGTTTATGCTGCAGATTCTAATGGATATGTTCACGATTACAATACTTCAGACAGCACTTGGACTTCCGGATTAGTACAGGCTTCAACTAATATTAAAGTTGTAAGCGGTTCAGCCAAAGGTGGATTTCTCGTATCTGGCGGACAGAATGGTGTTCTTAAAAGAACAACTATCAGTTCTTCTGGCGGCGGGGATAGTTCTTCAGCTGTGCAACCCGGAGCCGGCGAAGATTCTGACTTGATTTCATCTGCTTCTTCTTCTGTGCCGACTTCAACGGCATTGACTACTTCCTATGGTACTCCGAGTATGACGGTTCTTGGCAGACAGCAGTCTTTCCAGACAAAAGCGATAACTGCCGATTCAACTCATAATTTCCTTTTTACTTTCACTCCTTCAACTAATATCGCTGTAAATGATCTCAAGCTGTTTAAGCTGCTTGCGTCAACCAGCAGTAATCTTACCTACTCCCGTCTGAATGCTGCTCCCGCTTCTGCAACGGATGGAGTTTATTGGATTACCGACAATAGTGGGGGGGTAATGGTTTCCGGAGAAACCTTAAGCGCGAACAGTGTCTATACTGTTAATTTCGGGATTAAGGATAACGGCAGTTATGATACTAATACCGCAGCAGGGGTAATTGCCGACCCAGTTGTTTTGGGAGCAACCAGTTCTTCAGGCTCTTCAGGCTGTGTCTTCAATCCGGCACAGAGTATGAGCCTTGAGTGGATATTGCTTATGATTACCCCGTTTCTTGTTGCTGTTAGAAACAGGTACAAGAAATAA